The Macaca thibetana thibetana isolate TM-01 chromosome 11, ASM2454274v1, whole genome shotgun sequence genome window below encodes:
- the LOC126930713 gene encoding LYR motif-containing protein 4-like, protein MADSSRAQVLDLYRAMLRESKRFSSYNYRTYAVRRIRDAFRENKNVKDPVEIQTLVNKAKRDLEVIRRQVHIGQLYSTDKLIIENRDMPRT, encoded by the coding sequence ATGGCAGACTCCAGTCGCGCACAAGTGTTAGATCTGTACCGGGCGATGCTGAGAGAGAGCAAGCGTTTCAGCTCCTACAATTACAGAACATATGCTGTCAGGAGGATAAGAGATgccttcagagaaaataaaaatgtgaaggaTCCTGTAGAAATTCAAACCCTAGTGAATAAAGCCAAGAGAGACCTTGAAGTAATTCGTCGACAGGTCCACATTGGCCAACTGTATTCAACTGACAAGCTGATCATTGAGAATCGCGACATGCCCAGGACCTAG